The following proteins are co-located in the Solanum pennellii chromosome 8, SPENNV200 genome:
- the LOC107027246 gene encoding late embryogenis abundant protein 2-like isoform X1, whose translation MALSFANVKLFSDRFSLLVTRFSYCRKGYAMAVSGGGTRGGSELSNMMMMKLKGGDEDQSPPKSPWVPHPVTGYYRPENQADLIDPVELREMLLKNKFRGR comes from the exons ATGGCTCTCTCTTTTGCCAACGTTAAGCTATTTTCCGATCGATTCTCTCTTCTTGTAACCAG gTTTTCATATTGTAGGAAGGGATATGCGATGGCAGTGTCAGGCGGAGGAACAAGAGGAGGAAGTGAGTTGAGCaacatgatgatgatgaagttgAAAGGAGGAGATGAAGATCAATCACCACCCAAATCACCATGGGTACCTCACCCCGTCACCGGTTATTATCGACCAGAAAATCAAGCAGATCTGATTGACCCCGTTGAGCTCCGGGAAATGCTTTTGAAGAACAAGTTTAGAGGACgctaa
- the LOC107027246 gene encoding late embryogenis abundant protein 2-like isoform X2 codes for MALSFANVKLFSDRFSLLVTRKGYAMAVSGGGTRGGSELSNMMMMKLKGGDEDQSPPKSPWVPHPVTGYYRPENQADLIDPVELREMLLKNKFRGR; via the exons ATGGCTCTCTCTTTTGCCAACGTTAAGCTATTTTCCGATCGATTCTCTCTTCTTGTAACCAG GAAGGGATATGCGATGGCAGTGTCAGGCGGAGGAACAAGAGGAGGAAGTGAGTTGAGCaacatgatgatgatgaagttgAAAGGAGGAGATGAAGATCAATCACCACCCAAATCACCATGGGTACCTCACCCCGTCACCGGTTATTATCGACCAGAAAATCAAGCAGATCTGATTGACCCCGTTGAGCTCCGGGAAATGCTTTTGAAGAACAAGTTTAGAGGACgctaa
- the LOC107027814 gene encoding LOW QUALITY PROTEIN: poly [ADP-ribose] polymerase 2-like (The sequence of the model RefSeq protein was modified relative to this genomic sequence to represent the inferred CDS: deleted 1 base in 1 codon): protein MNVVEYKKISINDQVNPYIRTKKKFVDRLCIAADLQINDHLLVCWCCVNLLSKHSPELDGVNLVCLIFRSVITGNFSVGDEGETEKLVTATKKGAAVLDQYLSDEIKALYHVLQQGNDIYEATLNQTNVENNDNEFYIIQVLENDCGGNFLVYTRWGRVGEKGETKISGPYTYAGDATSEFEHKFYEKTKNCWSNRNDFFCQPKQYAWLEMDYDENGEYSSIQGQSSLVPRSQPRETKLEAPIAKFISLICDINMMRQQMMEIGYNANKLPLGKLSKKTILKGYDVLKNIADVIGQSNRTLLEDLSSQFYTVIPHDFGFQKMCEFVIDTPPKLKRKIEMVEALAEIEVTTKLLEDNTDIQEDPLFYQYEQLGCKLVPVEVGSQEYLMIESYMKNTHAKIHSGYAVDIVQVFRASRNGENERFQKFSDTSNRMLLWHGSRLTNWAGILSQGLRIAPPEAPSTGYMFGKGVYFADMFSESAIYCYASSAAKNGVLLLCEVALGDMNELLSANSDADKLPLGKLSTKAVGATAPDFKEAQILEDGVIVPLGNPKERPKHEGNLLHNEYIVYNVEQIRMRYVIQVEFNYEI from the exons ATGAATGTTGTGGAGTATAAGAAGATAAGTATTAATGATCAGGTGAATCCTTATATTCGAacgaagaaaaaatttgttgACAGGCTTTGTATTGCTGCTGATTTACAGATTAACGATCATCTACTAG TTTGCTGGTGTTGTGTGAACTTACTCTCAAAACATTCGCCGGAGCTCGACGGCGTCAATCTGGTCTGCTTGATTTTCCGGTCGGTAATTACCGGTAACTTTTCAG TTGGAGATGAAGGCGAGACAGAGAAATTGGTCACAGCAACAAAGAAGGGTGCAGCTGTTTTGGATCAATATCTGTCAGATGAAATCAAGGCATTATACCATGTCCTGCAACAA GGAAATGATATTTATGAGGCCACATTGAACCAAACAAATGTTGAGAACAACGATAACGAATTTTATATCATTCAAGTTCTTG AGAATGATTGTGGTGGGAATTTCCTCGTTTACACTAGATGGGGTAGAGTTGGTGAAAAGGGTGAAACGAAGATCAGTGGTCCCTATACGTATGCCGGTGATGCCACATCTGAGTTTGAGCATAAATTCTATGAGAAGACCAAGAACTGTTGGTCTAACcgcaatgattttttttgtcaacCAAAGCAATATGCTTGGTTGGAAATGGACTATGATGAAAATGGGGAATACTCATCA ATCCAAGGACAGTCCAGTCTAGTACCAAGAAGTCAACCTCGTGAGACTAAGCTGGAGGCCCCGATTGCAAAGTTCATATCTCTTATTTGTGACATCAATATGATGAGGCAGCAAATGATGGAAATAG GGTACAATGCTAACAAGTTGCCACTCGGTAAATTGAGCAAGAAAACTATTTTAAAG GGCTATGATGTCTTGAAAAATATTGCTGATGTTATAGGCCAGTCCAACAGGACACTGCTTGAAGATTTGAGCAG TCAATTCTATACAGTCATTCCTCATGATTTTGGATTCCAGAAGATGT GTGAATTTGTCATTGACACCCCTCCGAAGTTAAAACGCAAAATTGAAATG GTCGAAGCTCTTGCTGAAATTGAAGTCACAACTAAGTTATTGGAGGATAACACAGATATACAG GAGGATCCCTTGTTTTATCAATATGAACAACTTGGTTGCAAACTTGTTCCAGTTGAAGTTGGTTCCCAGGAATATCTCATG ATTGAGAGTTACATGAAGAATACCCATGCAAAAATACATTCTGGTTATGCTGTCGATATTGTT CAAGTATTTAGGGCATCAAGAAATGGTGAAAATGAAAGATTTCAGAAG TTCTCTGATACGAGTAATAGGATGCTTTTATGGCACGGTTCTCGGCTGACAAACTGGGCTGGAATTCTTTCACAGG GTTTAAGAATTGCTCCTCCAGAAGCACCTTCGACAGGGTACATGTTTGGGAAAGGTGTTTACTTTGCTGATATGTTCTCCGAGAGTGCAATTTATTGCTATGCCTCATCGGCTGCTAAGAATGGTGTGCTTTTGTTGTGCGAG GTTGCTCTTGGCGACATGAATGAGCTGTTGTCAGCCAACTCCGATGCTGATAAGTTGCCTTTGGGAAAGCTAAG CACAAAAGCAGTCGGTGCCACGGCCCCAGATTTTAAAGAAGCTCAAATACTTGAAGATGGTGTCATCGTTCCTTTGGGAAATCCAAAGGAGCGACCCAAACACGAG GGTAATTTGTTGCATAATGAGTACATTGTTTACAATGTGGAACAAATAAGGATGCGCTATGTTATCCAGGTTGAGttcaattatgaaatataa
- the LOC107027002 gene encoding poly [ADP-ribose] polymerase 2-like, translating into MATITKLKVDELRKELSSRGLDTTGTKPILVKRLEEAIEVDEEENKKKLNVDKKRSRVDSDSIGSGKMYDVEEYKKMSVKELREVATSRGILSSGSKKELVERLCAAADLRKNDPKDDLGVGDEGKAEKLVRTTKKGAAVLDQYLSDDIKERQHVLQQEKRLEEAIEEEEEENKKKLNGDKKRSRVDSDSIGSGKMNTVEEYKKMSVKELRDVATSRGISSTGSKKELVERLCAAADSHKNDSKDDLGVGDEGEIEKLVTATKKGAAVLDQYLSDDIKERYHVLQQGNDIYDATLNQTNVGNNNNKFYIIQVLENDSGGNFLVYTRWGRVGAKGGTKISGPYTSADDATSEFESKFYDKTKNDWSNRKDFFCQPKHYTWLEMDYAETGKDSSAQGQSNPVHKSQPRETKLEAPIAKFISLICDINMMRQQMMEIGYNANKLPLGKLSKTTILKGYDVLKNIADVIGQSNRRLLEDLSSQFYTVIPHDFGFKKMREFVIDTPQKLKRKIEMVEALAEIEVATKLLEDNTEIQEDPLYYQYEQLRCKLVPVEVGSQEFLMIESYMKNTHAKTHSGYAVDIVQVFRASRDGETERFQKFSDTSNRMLLWHGSRLTNWAGILSQGLRIAPPEAPSTGYMFGKGVYFADMFSKSANYCYASSAAKNGVLLLCEVALGDMNELLSANYDADKLPSGKLSTKGVGATAPDPKASQILEDGVVVPLGNPKNQRKQGSLLYNEFIVYNVEQIRMRYVIQVEFNYGV; encoded by the exons ATGGCAACCATTACCAAGCTTAAAGTCGACGAACTTCGGAAGGAGCTCTCAAGTCGCGGTCTTGATACCACAGGAACCAAACCTATACTG GTTAAGAGGTTGGAAGAGGCGATTGAGGTGGACGAGgaggaaaataagaagaaattgaATGTTGATAAGAAAAGGTCGAGGGTTGATTCTGACTCAATTGGGTCAGGGAAAATGTATGATGTGGAGGAGTATAAGAAAATGAGTGTTAAGGAGTTAAGGGAGGTAGCTACTTCTCGTGGGATTTTAAGTTCTGGGTCGAAGAAAGAACTTGTTGAGAGGCTTTGTGCTGCTGCTGATTTACGGAAAAATGATCCAAAAGATGATCTTGGAG TTGGAGATGAAGGCAAGGCAGAGAAATTGGTCAGAACAACAAAGAAAGGTGCAGCTGTTTTGGATCAATATCTGTCAGATGACATCAAAGAACGGCAGCATGTCCTGCAACAA GAAAAGAGGTTAGAGGAGGCTattgaggaggaggaggaggaaaacaagaagaaattgAATGGTGATAAGAAAAGATCAAGGGTTGATTCTGATTCAATTGGGTCAGGGAAAATGAATACCGTGGAGGAGTATAAGAAAATGAGTGTTAAGGAGTTAAGGGACGTAGCCACTTCTCGTGGGATTTCAAGTACTGGGTCGAAGAAAGAACTTGTTGAGAGGCTTTGTGCTGCTGCTGATTCACACAAAAACGACTCGAAAGATGATCTTGGAG TTGGAGATGAAGGCGAGATAGAGAAATTGGTCACAGCAACAAAGAAGGGTGCAGCTGTTTTGGATCAATACCTGTCAGATGACATCAAAGAACGGTACCATGTCCTGCAACAA GGCAATGATATTTATGATGCCACATTGAACCAAACAAATGTCGGGAACAACAATAACAAGTTTTATATCATTCAAGTTCTAG AGAATGATAGTGGTGGGAATTTCCTTGTTTACACTAGATGGGGTAGAGTTGGTGCAAAGGGTGGAACAAAGATTAGTGGTCCCTACACGTCTGCCGATGATGCCACATCTGAGTTTGAGAGTAAATTCTATGATAAGACTAAGAACGATTGGTCTAACCGCaaagattttttttgtcaaCCCAAGCATTATACTTGGTTGGAAATGGACTATGCTGAAACTGGGAAAGACTCCTCA GCCCAAGGACAGTCCAACCCAGTACATAAAAGTCAACCCCGTGAGACTAAGCTGGAGGCCCCGATTGCAAAGTTCATATCTCTTATTTGCGACATCAATATGATGAGGCAGCAAATGATGGAAATAG GATATAATGCTAACAAGTTGCCACTCGGTAAATTGAGCAAGACTACTATTTTAAAG GGCTATGATGTCTTGAAAAATATTGCTGATGTGATTGGCCAGTCCAACAGACGTCTGCTTGAAGATTTGAGTAG TCAATTCTATACAGTCATTCCTCATGATTTTGGATTCAAGAAGATGC GTGAATTTGTCATCGACACCCCTCAGAAGTTAAAACGCAAAATTGAAATG GTCGAAGCTCTTGCTGAAATTGAAGTTGCAACTAAGTTATTGGAGGATAACACAGAGATACAG GAGGATCCCTTGTATTATCAATATGAACAACTTCGTTGCAAACTTGTTCCAGTTGAAGTTGGTTCCCAAGAGTTTCTCATG ATTGAGAGTTACATGAAGAATACCCATGCAAAAACACATTCTGGTTATGCTGTTGATATTGTTCAAGTATTTAGGGCATCAAGAGATGGTGAAACTGAAAGATTCCAGAAG TTCTCTGATACGAGTAATAGGATGCTTTTATGGCATGGTTCTCGCCTCACAAACTGGGCTGGCATTCTTTCACAGG GTTTACGAATTGCTCCTCCAGAAGCACCTTCAACAGGGTACATGTTTGGGAAAGGTGTTTATTTTGCTGATATGTTCTCCAAAAGTGCAAATTACTGCTATGCTTCCTCTGCTGCTAAGAATGGTGTCCTTCTATTGTGCGAG GTTGCTCTTGGTGATATGAATGAGCTGCTGTCAGCAAACTACGATGCTGATAAGTTGCCTTCGGGAAAGCTAAG CACCAAAGGAGTCGGTGCCACGGCCCCAGATCCTAAAGCATCTCAAATACTTGAAGATGGTGTCGTTGTTCCTTTGGGAAATCCAAAGAATCAACGAAAGCAG GGTAGTTTATTGTATAATGAATTCATAGTTTACAACGTGGAACAAATAAGAATGCGTTATGTTATCCAGGTTGAGTTCAATTACGGAGTATAA